The genomic DNA CCAGCCGCCGACGCGTTCGGGGAGGGGAGTGCCTTCGTACAGCCCGAGCAGCACCGGCCCGTCAGCGGGGGGTTCGTCGTCGACGAGGATGGCGACGTTGTCCATCCGGTCCAGGAAGGCCGGGGGCACGGCATCGAGGGCCTCACCCACGATGACATCGAACTCGTCGTCAC from Luteipulveratus halotolerans includes the following:
- a CDS encoding metallopeptidase family protein, yielding MSDDEFDVIVGEALDAVPPAFLDRMDNVAILVDDEPPADGPVLLGLYEGTPLPERVGGWGYGSLPDRITVFRGPLRRMARDVEDLRHEITVTVVHELGHHFGIDDARLHELGWG